In Nitrospira sp., a genomic segment contains:
- the hisB gene encoding imidazoleglycerol-phosphate dehydratase HisB: protein MKKNGSAPRQANVPRTTKETDIRVEWTLDGSGQGKIDTGIRFFDHMLELLAKHGFFDLTVQAKGDLDIDEHHTVEDVGIVMGKALHQALGEKAGIKRFGFASAPLDETLAQVTIDLSGRPFLVYNVTLPDRKIKAFDLGLFEDFFQAFVTHGGLNLHVNLLYGRNPHHIMEAIFKALAKALDQATMLEERLAGKVLSTKGML from the coding sequence ATGAAGAAGAACGGGTCTGCTCCACGACAGGCGAATGTCCCACGAACCACCAAAGAAACCGACATCCGTGTCGAGTGGACCTTGGACGGGAGCGGGCAGGGAAAGATCGACACCGGCATCCGCTTTTTCGACCATATGCTGGAGCTCCTGGCCAAACATGGGTTTTTTGATCTGACCGTCCAGGCGAAGGGCGACCTCGACATCGACGAACATCACACGGTGGAGGATGTTGGGATCGTGATGGGGAAGGCGCTGCACCAGGCATTGGGAGAAAAAGCCGGTATCAAGCGGTTTGGGTTTGCCTCGGCACCGCTCGATGAAACATTAGCCCAGGTCACCATCGATCTCAGCGGCCGTCCATTCCTCGTCTACAACGTGACATTGCCGGATCGGAAGATCAAAGCGTTTGATCTCGGCCTGTTCGAAGATTTCTTTCAAGCCTTTGTGACCCACGGAGGCCTGAACCTGCATGTGAACCTACTCTATGGCCGGAACCCCCACCACATCATGGAAGCCATCTTCAAAGCGCTGGCCAAAGCGCTCGATCAAGCGACGATGCTGGAAGAGCGCTTGGCCGGGAAGGTGCTCTCGACGAAGGGGATGCTGTAA
- the hisD gene encoding histidinol dehydrogenase, which produces MKIVTQADRSFLPSLKKAALRGRATGAAVEKPVRTILQAVERGGDKSVLRYTAQFDKVVLKTDALRVTSEEIKNAYFHIRKDEGDALRLAAQRVTSFHERQQTKTWMYQDGDATLGQVVAPVDAVGVYVPGGKAVYPSSVLMCAIPAKVAGVPRIVMVTPPQRDGINPYLLVAADIAGVTEIYRVGGVQAVAALAYGTKTIGRVDKIVGPGNIYVATAKRLLYGTVGIDMVAGPSELLVVADDEAKPAHVAADLLCEAEHDEDAQVFLVTTSERLAKDVSKSIEDQLRGLQRKKIASKSIARHSVAFIVSTMDEAIAVANEIAAEHLTLSVDNPFDYLEKIRHAGALFLGRYTPPSVADYVAGPNHVLPTGGTARFFSPLSVNDYVKVSNIVHYTKHELAKIKDPLVRLAQIEGFDAHVKSAQSRFS; this is translated from the coding sequence ATGAAGATTGTCACACAGGCAGATCGCAGCTTTCTTCCATCCTTGAAAAAAGCTGCGCTTCGAGGGCGGGCGACCGGCGCAGCCGTTGAAAAACCCGTACGCACCATCCTGCAAGCCGTGGAGCGAGGCGGCGACAAATCCGTCCTCCGCTACACTGCGCAATTCGATAAGGTGGTACTGAAGACCGATGCGTTACGTGTCACTTCGGAGGAGATCAAGAACGCCTACTTCCATATCAGGAAAGACGAGGGCGATGCGCTGCGACTGGCAGCGCAGCGGGTGACGTCGTTTCACGAGCGACAGCAGACGAAAACTTGGATGTATCAGGACGGGGATGCCACGCTGGGGCAGGTTGTCGCACCAGTCGACGCCGTTGGGGTGTATGTGCCTGGAGGGAAAGCCGTTTATCCGTCGTCTGTACTGATGTGCGCCATTCCTGCGAAAGTGGCAGGAGTCCCGCGCATTGTGATGGTGACACCGCCTCAGAGGGACGGGATTAATCCCTATTTGTTGGTCGCCGCCGATATTGCCGGGGTCACAGAGATTTATCGCGTTGGCGGCGTTCAGGCGGTAGCGGCGCTGGCCTATGGGACGAAAACCATCGGCCGGGTCGACAAGATCGTCGGCCCCGGAAATATTTACGTGGCCACCGCGAAACGATTGCTTTACGGAACAGTTGGAATCGACATGGTCGCCGGCCCCAGTGAGTTGCTGGTGGTAGCGGATGACGAGGCAAAACCGGCGCATGTGGCTGCAGATTTGCTGTGTGAAGCGGAGCATGACGAGGATGCGCAGGTGTTTCTTGTCACGACATCGGAGCGATTGGCCAAAGATGTGTCTAAATCGATCGAGGATCAACTCAGAGGGCTCCAGCGAAAAAAGATCGCGTCAAAGTCAATTGCGCGTCATTCGGTGGCGTTCATCGTGTCCACTATGGACGAGGCCATCGCGGTCGCCAACGAGATTGCAGCCGAGCATCTGACCCTCTCTGTGGATAATCCGTTCGACTATTTGGAGAAGATCCGTCATGCAGGAGCGTTGTTCTTGGGGCGCTATACGCCACCGTCGGTCGCCGATTATGTCGCGGGTCCGAATCATGTCTTGCCGACAGGAGGCACTGCGCGGTTCTTTTCCCCGCTTTCGGTCAATGACTATGTGAAGGTCAGCAACATCGTGCACTACACAAAACACGAATTGGCCAAGATCAAGGATCCGTTGGTTCGACTGGCGCAGATTGAAGGGTTTGATGCGCATGTCAAATCGGCGCAGAGCAGGTTTTCATGA
- the hisG gene encoding ATP phosphoribosyltransferase, with amino-acid sequence MLTIALSKGKLIESALDLFGRAGYKIVGLSGDSRRLIFVSPENDMTFLIVRPSDVPTYVEYGGADAGIVGKDVLMEQESDVYEPLDLGFGACRISVAALRGGGANDRLTSKVRIATKYPRITGRYFNTRGIPVEIVKLYGSIELAPVVGLADRIVDLVETGGTLKAHDLVELEVIAQSTARFIVNRASLRLKQEPLMELIRKLRAAVRNQRALSGNGRPSAVGMRKKKMVRP; translated from the coding sequence ATGCTGACGATCGCGTTGTCAAAAGGAAAACTCATAGAGTCCGCCCTGGATCTCTTCGGACGAGCCGGCTACAAGATTGTCGGATTGTCGGGGGACAGTCGACGACTGATATTTGTTAGTCCCGAGAATGACATGACCTTCCTCATCGTTCGCCCCAGCGATGTGCCGACCTATGTGGAGTATGGCGGAGCGGATGCCGGAATCGTCGGGAAAGACGTCTTAATGGAGCAAGAAAGTGACGTATATGAACCATTGGATTTGGGTTTCGGAGCGTGTAGAATCTCGGTCGCCGCGCTCCGGGGAGGGGGGGCGAATGATCGCCTGACGTCCAAGGTTCGCATTGCAACCAAATATCCGAGGATCACCGGGCGTTATTTCAATACGCGCGGGATTCCGGTCGAGATCGTCAAGTTGTACGGCTCTATTGAGTTGGCTCCGGTAGTAGGATTAGCGGATCGGATCGTGGATTTGGTCGAAACCGGCGGCACCCTCAAAGCGCATGATCTTGTCGAACTCGAAGTGATTGCCCAATCGACGGCTCGTTTCATCGTCAACCGGGCGAGCCTTCGACTCAAACAGGAACCGCTGATGGAGTTGATTCGTAAGCTCAGGGCGGCGGTACGGAATCAGCGTGCTCTGTCCGGCAATGGTCGCCCGTCGGCTGTCGGTATGCGTAAGAAAAAGATGGTTCGCCCATGA
- the murA gene encoding UDP-N-acetylglucosamine 1-carboxyvinyltransferase, whose translation MDEILINGGNRLAGEVRISGAKNSALPILASTILGGGECVITNVPRVVDVLTMGKLLGILGVKVLHEGNRAVIQTDVIASTEAPYDLVKTMRASVLVLGPLVARWGEAKVSLPGGCAIGSRPVNLHLAGLEKLGANISIEHGYITAKAKRLRGARIYCDTPTVTGTENLMMAASLAEGVTMLENAAKEPEIVDLADFLVKRGARIYGAGTDVITIEGVRELHGGDHEVIPDRIEAGTYLAAGAMTHGDVTTTHCRPTHLETVLMKLREAGAHVQEGKDSVCLTMPDKLRGTDLRTLPFPGFPTDMQAQMVALMSLAEGTSVITETVFESRFMHVEELRRMGADIRVEGNRLMVTGGKKLTGAPVMASDLRASASLIVAGLAAEGVTQVQRVYHLDRGYEQIEEKLGALGADIRRRQTTMKVH comes from the coding sequence ATGGATGAAATTCTCATCAACGGCGGCAATAGGTTAGCCGGGGAAGTTCGCATTAGTGGTGCAAAAAACTCCGCGCTTCCGATCTTGGCTTCGACCATTCTGGGAGGCGGGGAATGTGTCATCACGAATGTTCCGAGGGTCGTGGATGTCCTGACGATGGGAAAGCTTCTGGGGATTCTCGGGGTAAAAGTGTTGCACGAGGGTAACCGAGCCGTAATTCAAACCGATGTGATTGCATCAACGGAAGCTCCATACGATCTGGTCAAGACCATGCGAGCGTCGGTTCTGGTGCTGGGGCCGCTGGTTGCGCGCTGGGGTGAGGCCAAGGTGTCTCTTCCTGGAGGCTGTGCAATCGGTTCCAGACCGGTGAATCTTCATTTGGCGGGATTGGAAAAACTAGGGGCTAACATTTCCATTGAACATGGCTATATCACGGCCAAGGCGAAACGATTGAGGGGTGCGCGCATTTACTGTGATACACCGACGGTGACCGGTACTGAAAACCTCATGATGGCGGCGTCACTTGCTGAAGGGGTCACCATGCTGGAAAATGCGGCCAAGGAGCCGGAGATCGTGGACCTGGCCGACTTTCTCGTCAAGCGTGGTGCGCGAATTTATGGTGCAGGAACCGACGTGATCACGATAGAGGGAGTGCGCGAACTGCATGGTGGAGACCACGAAGTGATCCCAGATCGTATTGAGGCGGGTACGTATCTGGCTGCAGGGGCCATGACTCATGGGGATGTGACCACAACACACTGTCGTCCGACTCACCTCGAAACAGTCCTGATGAAACTGCGTGAGGCTGGGGCCCATGTACAGGAAGGAAAAGACTCGGTTTGTCTGACTATGCCGGATAAACTAAGAGGGACTGACCTGAGGACCTTGCCTTTTCCAGGGTTTCCCACCGATATGCAGGCGCAGATGGTTGCATTGATGAGCCTAGCCGAAGGTACGAGTGTTATCACCGAGACTGTGTTCGAGAGCCGGTTTATGCATGTGGAAGAATTGCGACGCATGGGCGCGGATATTCGCGTGGAAGGCAATCGATTGATGGTGACTGGAGGTAAGAAGCTTACCGGAGCTCCTGTCATGGCATCCGACCTCCGTGCGAGTGCCAGTCTAATTGTCGCAGGTTTGGCTGCAGAGGGAGTCACTCAGGTCCAACGGGTCTATCATCTTGATCGGGGATATGAGCAAATTGAAGAGAAATTAGGGGCCTTAGGAGCCGACATACGACGCCGACAGACCACGATGAAGGTTCACTAG
- the prmC gene encoding peptide chain release factor N(5)-glutamine methyltransferase, which yields MPAPITADPKTIGLLITWAQRALDTSGSTNASQEALWLLAYALGKTHHELVSRRDQAVSGDDLARAESVVSRRMAREPLQYILGTQEFCGLDFHVNSAVLIPRPETELLVQAVVREGGLAEGAVLVDVGTGSGCVAVTLATILSGMRIFALDCSGDALTVARGNAERHGVSDSITWKEGDFLSALRECNLVGAVDAIVSNPPYIAEAVWADLQPEVRDFEPRLALVAGQRGTEFHERLLDDARLFLVPGGLLVMELGQGQAPLVRQAAERAGGYAGLQTVKDEAGIERVMIARRAG from the coding sequence ATGCCCGCCCCCATTACTGCAGATCCGAAGACGATTGGCCTGTTGATCACGTGGGCCCAACGCGCTTTGGATACATCGGGATCCACAAATGCGTCTCAAGAAGCGCTCTGGTTGTTGGCCTACGCTTTGGGAAAGACACATCACGAGTTGGTAAGTCGCAGAGACCAAGCGGTGTCGGGCGATGACCTGGCTCGTGCCGAATCAGTAGTATCGAGGCGAATGGCGCGCGAACCGCTCCAGTATATCTTGGGAACACAGGAATTCTGCGGCCTCGACTTTCATGTGAATTCGGCGGTGCTGATTCCTCGGCCTGAGACCGAACTCCTTGTCCAAGCGGTTGTCAGAGAGGGAGGGTTGGCGGAAGGTGCCGTGCTGGTCGATGTGGGAACAGGTTCCGGGTGTGTGGCTGTGACCTTGGCGACCATCCTGAGCGGCATGCGGATTTTTGCTCTGGACTGCTCCGGAGACGCGTTGACTGTTGCAAGGGGCAATGCGGAGAGACACGGAGTCAGCGACAGCATTACTTGGAAGGAAGGGGATTTCTTATCTGCCTTGCGCGAATGTAATTTGGTAGGTGCGGTGGATGCGATCGTATCCAACCCTCCGTACATCGCTGAAGCAGTCTGGGCCGATTTGCAGCCCGAGGTTCGGGATTTTGAGCCACGGCTGGCATTGGTGGCTGGGCAGAGGGGAACGGAGTTCCATGAACGATTGCTCGACGATGCACGACTATTCCTCGTGCCCGGTGGATTGCTCGTCATGGAACTTGGTCAAGGCCAAGCTCCACTTGTGCGACAGGCTGCGGAACGAGCAGGGGGCTACGCAGGGCTTCAGACGGTCAAAGACGAAGCCGGCATCGAACGGGTGATGATCGCGCGGCGGGCAGGTTAG
- the prfA gene encoding peptide chain release factor 1 yields the protein METALLKKWGSLASRFQELTDQLMDPSVATQPSLLHKLSKERTDLEPAARLFGAYHEYAKQLEDAMGILADPSAGGELHKLAAEEKVELERQRAELEEQVREFLIPRDPRDQKSLVLEIRAGTGGDEAGLFAGELFRLYVKYAEKKGFKVDTVEASETGIGGYKNVVALIEGKGAYSHFKYEAGVHRVQRVPVTEASGRIHTSTVTVAVMPEVDEVDVQIDPKDLRIDTFCSSGAGGQSVNTTYSAVRITHLPTGVVVTCQDERSQLKNRTKAMRTLRARIVEAERERQEAEIAQNRKSQVGTGERSEKIRTYNFPQNRVTDHRVGVTLHKLELVMEGDLDEIIQALKAQQQQAETAKV from the coding sequence ATGGAAACAGCGTTACTCAAGAAATGGGGGAGCCTCGCATCACGGTTTCAGGAGTTGACCGATCAACTCATGGATCCGTCCGTTGCGACCCAACCGAGCTTGTTGCACAAACTGAGTAAGGAACGCACCGATCTCGAACCAGCAGCCAGGCTCTTTGGAGCCTACCATGAATACGCGAAGCAGCTGGAAGATGCGATGGGGATTCTTGCCGACCCGTCGGCCGGCGGTGAGTTGCACAAGCTGGCGGCGGAGGAAAAGGTTGAGCTGGAGCGACAGAGGGCGGAACTTGAGGAACAAGTCAGGGAATTCTTGATTCCAAGAGACCCACGGGACCAAAAGAGTCTGGTGCTGGAAATTCGAGCTGGGACCGGTGGGGACGAGGCGGGCTTATTTGCCGGAGAGCTATTTCGCTTGTATGTCAAGTACGCAGAAAAGAAAGGGTTTAAGGTCGATACGGTCGAAGCGTCTGAAACAGGCATTGGAGGCTATAAGAACGTTGTTGCATTAATCGAAGGCAAGGGAGCCTACAGCCATTTTAAGTATGAAGCTGGCGTTCACCGGGTGCAGCGGGTCCCGGTTACCGAAGCGAGTGGTCGCATTCACACGTCGACCGTGACGGTGGCGGTCATGCCGGAAGTTGACGAAGTGGATGTGCAGATTGATCCGAAGGATTTGCGGATCGATACATTTTGCTCATCCGGGGCCGGTGGACAGAGTGTGAACACCACCTATTCGGCCGTTCGCATTACGCATCTGCCAACCGGTGTGGTCGTGACCTGCCAAGATGAGCGGTCGCAGTTGAAAAATCGCACCAAAGCCATGCGCACTTTGCGCGCCCGGATTGTCGAAGCCGAACGGGAAAGGCAAGAAGCGGAGATCGCTCAGAACAGAAAGTCTCAGGTGGGGACCGGAGAACGAAGCGAGAAAATTCGAACCTACAATTTTCCGCAGAATCGCGTCACGGATCACCGAGTCGGCGTGACGCTTCACAAGCTGGAATTGGTGATGGAAGGTGATCTCGACGAGATCATTCAAGCGCTCAAGGCCCAACAGCAGCAGGCCGAAACCGCCAAAGTGTAA
- the rpmE gene encoding 50S ribosomal protein L31, which yields MQKGIHPLYREATVHCACGNSFKTRSTIGDISIDICSNCHPFFTGTQKIVDTEGRVERFKKKYAKKGK from the coding sequence ATTCATCCACTCTATCGTGAGGCGACCGTTCACTGCGCCTGCGGGAATTCGTTCAAGACACGTTCGACCATCGGTGACATCAGCATCGATATCTGTTCCAATTGCCACCCGTTCTTCACCGGCACCCAAAAGATTGTGGACACTGAAGGACGTGTTGAGCGGTTCAAAAAGAAGTACGCGAAGAAAGGTAAGTAG